From a single Glycine soja cultivar W05 chromosome 19, ASM419377v2, whole genome shotgun sequence genomic region:
- the LOC114400769 gene encoding ABC transporter G family member 39-like isoform X1, whose protein sequence is MASALAGDDLAVSTSSRRSWTTASFRDAWTAAPDVFNVSGRHVYEDDEEELKWAAIDRLPTFERMRKGVLKHVLDDGHVMLDEVDVSNLCLHDKKLLIDSILKIVEEDNEKFLRRLRNRVDRVGIEIPKIEVRCENLSVEGDVHVGSRALPTLLNATLNAFESVLGMFHLAPSKKREIQILKDVSGIVKPSRMTLLLGPPSSGKTTLLLALAGKLDRDLRVSGRITYCGHELNEFVPQKTCAYISQHDIHYGEMTVRETLDFSGRCLGVGTRYEALVELSRREREAGIKPDPEIDAFMKAIALSGQKTNLVTDYVLKILGLDICADIVVGDEMRRGISGGQKKRVTTGEMLVGPAKALFMDEISTGLDSSTTFQICKFMRQMVHVMDVTMVISLLQPAPETFELFDDIILLSEGQIVYQGPRENGLEFFEHMGFKCPERKGVTDFLQEVTSKKDQQQYWSRKDEPYRYVSVSEFVQAFSSFDIGEQLATELGVPYDKRQAHPAALVKDKYGITNWELFKACFSREWLLMKRSSFVYIFKTTQITIMSIITFTVFLRTEMSVGTVEDGQKFFGALFFSLINVMFNGMAELSMTVFRLPVFYKQRDFRFYPAWAFGLPIWLLRIPLSIMESGIWIALTYYTIGFAPSASRFIRQFLALFAIHQMALSLFRFLAAAGRTLVVANTLGTLSLQLVFVLGGFVIAKDDIEPWMMWGYYLSPMMYGQNAIVMNEFLDKRWSKPNTDPRINAPTVGKVLLKSRGFYTEEYWFWICIGALLGFSLLFNLLFIVALTYLNPLGYSKAVIADEGDKKNNKSSSSQHILEAGTDMAVKESSEMASSLNQEPRRGMVLPFQPLSLAFNHISYYVDMPAEMRSRGINKDRLQLLQDVSGAFRPGILTALVGVSGAGKTTLMDVLAGRKTGGYIEGSISISGYPKNQATFARISGYCEQNDIHSPHVTVYESLLFSAWLRLPSDVNAQKRKMFVEEVMELVELNQIRDALVGLPGVDGLSTEQRKRLTIAVELVANPSIIFMDEPTSGLDARAAAIVMRTVRNTVDTGRTVVCTIHQPSIDIFEAFDEILLMKRGGQVIYAGPLGRHSHKLIEYFEGIPGVPKIKDGYNPASWMLDISSTTMEANLEVDFAEIYAKSTLYRRNQELIEELSTPVPDSKDLHFPTKYSQSFFVQCKANFWKQYWSYWRYPQYNAVRFFMTIVVGVMFGVIFWNKAKKTHKQQDLMNLLGGMYAAMLFLGAMNASSVQPVVAIERTIFYRERAAGMYSALPYAFGQVAIEAIYNAIQTAVYSLILYSMIGFDWKATSFFWFYYYILMCFMYFTLYGMMIVALTPGHQVAAICMSFFLSFWNLFSGFIIPRTQIPVWWRWYYWASPVSWTLYGLITSQLGDKNAELEIPGAGSMGLKEFLKQNLGFDYDFLPVVAAAHVGWVILFMFVFAYGIKFLNFQRR, encoded by the exons ATGGCATCGGCACTGGCGGGGGATGATTTGGCCGTATCAACTAGCAGTCGCCGGAGCTGGACAACGGCGAGTTTCAGGGATGCATGGACGGCAGCGCCGGACGTGTTCAACGTGAGCGGCCGCCACGTGTATGAGGACGACGAGGAAGAGCTCAAATGGGCTGCCATAGACCGCTTGCCAACTTTTGAACGCATGAGAAAAGGCGTCCTCAAGCACGTGCTCGACGATGGACATGTGATGCTCGATGAAGTCGATGTTTCCAACCTTTGCTTACATGACAAGAAGCTCTTAATTGACAGCATACTTAAGATTGTCGAGGAAGACAATGAAAAATTCCTACGCAGACTTAGAAATAGAGTTGATAG AGTAGGGATTGAAATTCCGAAGATTGAAGTTCGGTGCGAGAATTTATCTGTGGAGGGTGATGTGCATGTTGGGAGTAGAGCACTTCCTACCCTGCTTAATGCTACTCTCAATGCTTTTGAG AGTGTTCTGGGAATGTTTCACCTTGCACCATCCAAGAAGAGGGAAATCCAGATTCTTAAAGATGTTAGTGGAATCGTTAAACCCTCAAG GATGACTCTCCTTTTGGGTCCTCCATCTTCGGGGAAAACAACATTGCTTTTGGCGCTTGCAGGGAAACTTGATCGTGATTTAAGG GTGTCTGGGAGGATCACTTACTGTGGCCATGAGCTAAATGAATTTGTTCCACAAAAAACCTGTGCCTATATCAGTCAACACGACATTCACTATGGAGAAATGACAGTGAGAGAGACATTAGATTTTTCAGGACGTTGTCTAGGTGTTGGTACTAGGTATGAAGCATTAGTGGAACTGTCAAGAAGGGAGAGAGAAGCAGGAATAAAGCCAGACCCTGAGATTGATGCATTCATGAAGGCTATAGCCTTGTCAGGTCAAAAAACCAATTTGGTAACAGATTATGTACTCAAG ATCCTTGGATTGGATATTTGTGCCGACATTGTGGTTGGAGATGAGATGAGAAGAGGCATCTCTGGTGGACAGAAGAAGCGAGTAACAAcag GGGAGATGCTGGTAGGACCGGCAAAGGCACTATTTATGGATGAAATATCAACAGGATTAGACAGTTCCACCACCTTTCAGATATGCAAGTTCATGAGGCAAATGGTTCATGTAATGGACGTAACCATGGTGATTTCGCTTCTACAACCCGCACCAGAGACATTTGAACTCTTTGATGACATTATCCTACTTTCAGAAGGTCAAATTGTATATCAAGGTCCACGTGAGAATGGGTTAGAGTTCTTTGAACACATGGGTTTCAAGTGTCCTGAGAGAAAAGGAGTTACTGATTTTTTACAAGAAGTAACATCCAAGAAAGACCAGCAACAATATTGGTCTAGAAAAGATGAACCTTACAGATATGTTTCCGTTTCAGAATTTGTGCAAGCCTTTAGTTCATTTGACATAGGAGAGCAACTTGCCACTGAGCTTGGAGTTCCCTATGATAAGAGACAAGCCCACCCAGCTGCCTTAGTGAAAGACAAGTATGGTATAACAAACTGGGAACTATTTAAGGCATGTTTTTCAAGGGAATGGCTACTCATGAAGCGCAGttcttttgtttatatattcAAGACAACACAGATAACAATCATGTCTATTATTACATTTACTGTGTTCCTTAGAACAGAAATGTCAGTGGGAACTGTTGAAGATGGACAAAAATTCTTTGGAGCATTATTCTTTTCGCTAATAAACGTGATGTTTAATGGGATGGCAGAACTATCTATGACTGTTTTTAGGCTTCCTGTCTTTTACAAACAAAGGGATTTCAGGTTCTACCCTGCATGGGCATTTGGTTTGCCTATATGGCTTCTCAGGATCCCTCTGTCCATTATGGAATCAGGGATATGGATTGCCCTTACATATTACACCATAGGGTTTGCTCCTTCTGCTAGCAG ATTTATCCGGCAATTCTTGGCATTATTTGCCATTCATCAGATGGCTCTCTCTTTATTTCGGTTCCTTGCTGCAGCTGGTAGAACACTAGTTGTTGCTAATACACTGGGTACCTTGTCCCTGCAATTGGTATTTGTGCTAGGAGGTTTTGTTATTGCCAAAG ATGACATTGAGCCATGGATGATGTGGGGCTATTATCTATCTCCTATGATGTATGGTCAGAATGCCATAGTAATGAATGAATTCTTAGATAAAAGATGGAGTAAA CCAAATACAGACCCTAGAATTAATGCACCTACAGTTGGAAAGGTGCTTCTCAAATCTAGAGGCTTCTATACAGAAGAGTATTGGTTTTGGATCTGCATTGGAGCCTTGCTTGggttttctcttctcttcaatCTCTTATTCATTGTTGCTTTAACTTATTTGAATC CTTTGGGTTATTCAAAAGCAGTCATTGCCGATGAAGGTGACAAAAAGAATAACAAGTCATCCTCTAGCCAACATATTCTTGAAG CAGGAACAGACATGGCagtgaaagaatcttcagaaatgGCTAGTTCTTTGAACCAAGAACCAAGAAGGGGAATGGTTCTACCATTTCAACCTCTTTCACTTGCATTCAATCATATTAGCTACTATGTAGATATGCCTGCA GAAATGAGGAGTCGAGGAATCAATAAAGATCGACTTCAACTACTACAAGATGTTAGTGGTGCTTTTAGACCAGGAATTTTGACAGCACTTGTGGGTGTTAGTGGTGCTGGAAAGACAACCCTTATGGATGTATTAGCTGGAAGAAAAACAGGAGGATACATTGAAGGAAGTATTAGCATCTCAGGTTACCCAAAGAACCAAGCAACATTTGCTCGTATCAGCGGTTATTGTGAACAAAATGACATCCATTCTCCACATGTTACTGTATATGAATCACTATTATTTTCAGCATGGCTTCGCCTTCCTTCAGATGTAAATGCACAAAAGCGAAAG ATGTTTGTTGAAGAAGTTATGGAGTTGGTTGAGCTTAACCAAATCAGAGATGCACTAGTGGGTCTTCCAGGAGTGGATGGTCTATCAACAGAACAAAGGAAAAGGCTTACTATTGCGGTAGAATTGGTTGCCAACCCTTCAATTATCTTCATGGATGAACCAACATCTGGCCTTGATGCTAGAGCTGCTGCTATTGTCATGCGAACTGTGAGAAATACAGTAGACACAGGGAGAACCGTTGTGTGCACAATTCATCAACCAAGCATAGACATTTTTGAAGCTTTTGATGAG ATTTTGTTGATGAAAAGAGGAGGACAAGTTATCTATGCTGGACCTCTTGGTCGTCACTCACACAAGCTAATAGAATATTTTGAA GGTATCCCAGGGGTTCCAAAAATCAAGGATGGTTATAATCCTGCCTCATGGATGCTTGATATCAGCTCTACAACAATGGAGGCTAATCTTGAGGTAGATTTTGCAGAGATTTATGCTAAGTCTACCCTCTACCG GAGGAATCAAGAACTTATTGAGGAGCTCAGTACCCCAGTACCAGATTCCAAGGACTTGCACTTCCCAACCAAATATTCCCAATCGTTTTTTGTTCAGTGCAAAGCTAATTTCTGGAAACAATATTGGTCCTACTGGAGATATCCTCAGTATAATGCTGTCCGATTCTTTATGACAATTGTTGTGGGAGTAATGTTTGGTGTGATTTTCTGGAATAAAGCCAAAAAGAC CCATAAACAACAAGATTTGATGAATCTTTTGGGAGGCATGTATGCTGCTATGCTTTTTCTTGGAGCCATGAATGCTTCATCAGTGCAACCAGTTGTTGCCATTGAAAGAACTATCTTCTATCGTGAAAGAGCAGCAGGGATGTACTCTGCATTGCCCTATGCATTTGGCCAG GTGGCAATAGAGGCAATTTATAATGCAATTCAAACAGCAGTTTACTCTCTTATCCTTTACTCAATGATTGGGTTTGATTGGAAGgcaacaagcttcttttggttcTACTACTATATATTAATGTGCTTTATGTACTTCACGTTGTATGGAATGATGATTGTAGCACTAACACCGGGTCACCAGGTTGCTGCAATTTGTATGTCCTTCTTCTTGAGTTTCTGGAACTTGTTCTCTGGCTTTATCATTCCTAGGACG CAAATTCCTGTGTGGTGGAGATGGTATTATTGGGCTTCTCCTGTTTCTTGGACACTATATGGCCTTATTACCTCACAACTGGGTGACAAAAATGCAGAATTGGAGATACCAGGTGCTGGAAGCATGGGATTGAAGGAATTCCTTAAACAAAACTTGGGTTTTGACTATGATTTCCTTCCCGTTGTTGCTGCTGCTCATGTAGGCTGGGTTATCCTCTTCATGTTCGTTTTTGCCTATGGCATCAAATTCTTGAATTTCCAAAGGAGATAG
- the LOC114400769 gene encoding ABC transporter G family member 39-like isoform X2 produces the protein MASALAGDDLAVSTSSRRSWTTASFRDAWTAAPDVFNVSGRHVYEDDEEELKWAAIDRLPTFERMRKGVLKHVLDDGHVMLDEVDVSNLCLHDKKLLIDSILKIVEEDNEKFLRRLRNRVDRVGIEIPKIEVRCENLSVEGDVHVGSRALPTLLNATLNAFESVLGMFHLAPSKKREIQILKDVSGIVKPSRMTLLLGPPSSGKTTLLLALAGKLDRDLRVSGRITYCGHELNEFVPQKTCAYISQHDIHYGEMTVRETLDFSGRCLGVGTRYEALVELSRREREAGIKPDPEIDAFMKAIALSGQKTNLVTDYVLKILGLDICADIVVGDEMRRGISGGQKKRVTTGEMLVGPAKALFMDEISTGLDSSTTFQICKFMRQMVHVMDVTMVISLLQPAPETFELFDDIILLSEGQIVYQGPRENGLEFFEHMGFKCPERKGVTDFLQEVTSKKDQQQYWSRKDEPYRYVSVSEFVQAFSSFDIGEQLATELGVPYDKRQAHPAALVKDKYGITNWELFKACFSREWLLMKRSSFVYIFKTTQITIMSIITFTVFLRTEMSVGTVEDGQKFFGALFFSLINVMFNGMAELSMTVFRLPVFYKQRDFRFYPAWAFGLPIWLLRIPLSIMESGIWIALTYYTIGFAPSASRFIRQFLALFAIHQMALSLFRFLAAAGRTLVVANTLGTLSLQLVFVLGGFVIAKDDIEPWMMWGYYLSPMMYGQNAIVMNEFLDKRWSKPNTDPRINAPTVGKVLLKSRGFYTEEYWFWICIGALLGFSLLFNLLFIVALTYLNPLGYSKAVIADEGDKKNNKSSSSQHILEGTDMAVKESSEMASSLNQEPRRGMVLPFQPLSLAFNHISYYVDMPAEMRSRGINKDRLQLLQDVSGAFRPGILTALVGVSGAGKTTLMDVLAGRKTGGYIEGSISISGYPKNQATFARISGYCEQNDIHSPHVTVYESLLFSAWLRLPSDVNAQKRKMFVEEVMELVELNQIRDALVGLPGVDGLSTEQRKRLTIAVELVANPSIIFMDEPTSGLDARAAAIVMRTVRNTVDTGRTVVCTIHQPSIDIFEAFDEILLMKRGGQVIYAGPLGRHSHKLIEYFEGIPGVPKIKDGYNPASWMLDISSTTMEANLEVDFAEIYAKSTLYRRNQELIEELSTPVPDSKDLHFPTKYSQSFFVQCKANFWKQYWSYWRYPQYNAVRFFMTIVVGVMFGVIFWNKAKKTHKQQDLMNLLGGMYAAMLFLGAMNASSVQPVVAIERTIFYRERAAGMYSALPYAFGQVAIEAIYNAIQTAVYSLILYSMIGFDWKATSFFWFYYYILMCFMYFTLYGMMIVALTPGHQVAAICMSFFLSFWNLFSGFIIPRTQIPVWWRWYYWASPVSWTLYGLITSQLGDKNAELEIPGAGSMGLKEFLKQNLGFDYDFLPVVAAAHVGWVILFMFVFAYGIKFLNFQRR, from the exons ATGGCATCGGCACTGGCGGGGGATGATTTGGCCGTATCAACTAGCAGTCGCCGGAGCTGGACAACGGCGAGTTTCAGGGATGCATGGACGGCAGCGCCGGACGTGTTCAACGTGAGCGGCCGCCACGTGTATGAGGACGACGAGGAAGAGCTCAAATGGGCTGCCATAGACCGCTTGCCAACTTTTGAACGCATGAGAAAAGGCGTCCTCAAGCACGTGCTCGACGATGGACATGTGATGCTCGATGAAGTCGATGTTTCCAACCTTTGCTTACATGACAAGAAGCTCTTAATTGACAGCATACTTAAGATTGTCGAGGAAGACAATGAAAAATTCCTACGCAGACTTAGAAATAGAGTTGATAG AGTAGGGATTGAAATTCCGAAGATTGAAGTTCGGTGCGAGAATTTATCTGTGGAGGGTGATGTGCATGTTGGGAGTAGAGCACTTCCTACCCTGCTTAATGCTACTCTCAATGCTTTTGAG AGTGTTCTGGGAATGTTTCACCTTGCACCATCCAAGAAGAGGGAAATCCAGATTCTTAAAGATGTTAGTGGAATCGTTAAACCCTCAAG GATGACTCTCCTTTTGGGTCCTCCATCTTCGGGGAAAACAACATTGCTTTTGGCGCTTGCAGGGAAACTTGATCGTGATTTAAGG GTGTCTGGGAGGATCACTTACTGTGGCCATGAGCTAAATGAATTTGTTCCACAAAAAACCTGTGCCTATATCAGTCAACACGACATTCACTATGGAGAAATGACAGTGAGAGAGACATTAGATTTTTCAGGACGTTGTCTAGGTGTTGGTACTAGGTATGAAGCATTAGTGGAACTGTCAAGAAGGGAGAGAGAAGCAGGAATAAAGCCAGACCCTGAGATTGATGCATTCATGAAGGCTATAGCCTTGTCAGGTCAAAAAACCAATTTGGTAACAGATTATGTACTCAAG ATCCTTGGATTGGATATTTGTGCCGACATTGTGGTTGGAGATGAGATGAGAAGAGGCATCTCTGGTGGACAGAAGAAGCGAGTAACAAcag GGGAGATGCTGGTAGGACCGGCAAAGGCACTATTTATGGATGAAATATCAACAGGATTAGACAGTTCCACCACCTTTCAGATATGCAAGTTCATGAGGCAAATGGTTCATGTAATGGACGTAACCATGGTGATTTCGCTTCTACAACCCGCACCAGAGACATTTGAACTCTTTGATGACATTATCCTACTTTCAGAAGGTCAAATTGTATATCAAGGTCCACGTGAGAATGGGTTAGAGTTCTTTGAACACATGGGTTTCAAGTGTCCTGAGAGAAAAGGAGTTACTGATTTTTTACAAGAAGTAACATCCAAGAAAGACCAGCAACAATATTGGTCTAGAAAAGATGAACCTTACAGATATGTTTCCGTTTCAGAATTTGTGCAAGCCTTTAGTTCATTTGACATAGGAGAGCAACTTGCCACTGAGCTTGGAGTTCCCTATGATAAGAGACAAGCCCACCCAGCTGCCTTAGTGAAAGACAAGTATGGTATAACAAACTGGGAACTATTTAAGGCATGTTTTTCAAGGGAATGGCTACTCATGAAGCGCAGttcttttgtttatatattcAAGACAACACAGATAACAATCATGTCTATTATTACATTTACTGTGTTCCTTAGAACAGAAATGTCAGTGGGAACTGTTGAAGATGGACAAAAATTCTTTGGAGCATTATTCTTTTCGCTAATAAACGTGATGTTTAATGGGATGGCAGAACTATCTATGACTGTTTTTAGGCTTCCTGTCTTTTACAAACAAAGGGATTTCAGGTTCTACCCTGCATGGGCATTTGGTTTGCCTATATGGCTTCTCAGGATCCCTCTGTCCATTATGGAATCAGGGATATGGATTGCCCTTACATATTACACCATAGGGTTTGCTCCTTCTGCTAGCAG ATTTATCCGGCAATTCTTGGCATTATTTGCCATTCATCAGATGGCTCTCTCTTTATTTCGGTTCCTTGCTGCAGCTGGTAGAACACTAGTTGTTGCTAATACACTGGGTACCTTGTCCCTGCAATTGGTATTTGTGCTAGGAGGTTTTGTTATTGCCAAAG ATGACATTGAGCCATGGATGATGTGGGGCTATTATCTATCTCCTATGATGTATGGTCAGAATGCCATAGTAATGAATGAATTCTTAGATAAAAGATGGAGTAAA CCAAATACAGACCCTAGAATTAATGCACCTACAGTTGGAAAGGTGCTTCTCAAATCTAGAGGCTTCTATACAGAAGAGTATTGGTTTTGGATCTGCATTGGAGCCTTGCTTGggttttctcttctcttcaatCTCTTATTCATTGTTGCTTTAACTTATTTGAATC CTTTGGGTTATTCAAAAGCAGTCATTGCCGATGAAGGTGACAAAAAGAATAACAAGTCATCCTCTAGCCAACATATTCTTGAAG GAACAGACATGGCagtgaaagaatcttcagaaatgGCTAGTTCTTTGAACCAAGAACCAAGAAGGGGAATGGTTCTACCATTTCAACCTCTTTCACTTGCATTCAATCATATTAGCTACTATGTAGATATGCCTGCA GAAATGAGGAGTCGAGGAATCAATAAAGATCGACTTCAACTACTACAAGATGTTAGTGGTGCTTTTAGACCAGGAATTTTGACAGCACTTGTGGGTGTTAGTGGTGCTGGAAAGACAACCCTTATGGATGTATTAGCTGGAAGAAAAACAGGAGGATACATTGAAGGAAGTATTAGCATCTCAGGTTACCCAAAGAACCAAGCAACATTTGCTCGTATCAGCGGTTATTGTGAACAAAATGACATCCATTCTCCACATGTTACTGTATATGAATCACTATTATTTTCAGCATGGCTTCGCCTTCCTTCAGATGTAAATGCACAAAAGCGAAAG ATGTTTGTTGAAGAAGTTATGGAGTTGGTTGAGCTTAACCAAATCAGAGATGCACTAGTGGGTCTTCCAGGAGTGGATGGTCTATCAACAGAACAAAGGAAAAGGCTTACTATTGCGGTAGAATTGGTTGCCAACCCTTCAATTATCTTCATGGATGAACCAACATCTGGCCTTGATGCTAGAGCTGCTGCTATTGTCATGCGAACTGTGAGAAATACAGTAGACACAGGGAGAACCGTTGTGTGCACAATTCATCAACCAAGCATAGACATTTTTGAAGCTTTTGATGAG ATTTTGTTGATGAAAAGAGGAGGACAAGTTATCTATGCTGGACCTCTTGGTCGTCACTCACACAAGCTAATAGAATATTTTGAA GGTATCCCAGGGGTTCCAAAAATCAAGGATGGTTATAATCCTGCCTCATGGATGCTTGATATCAGCTCTACAACAATGGAGGCTAATCTTGAGGTAGATTTTGCAGAGATTTATGCTAAGTCTACCCTCTACCG GAGGAATCAAGAACTTATTGAGGAGCTCAGTACCCCAGTACCAGATTCCAAGGACTTGCACTTCCCAACCAAATATTCCCAATCGTTTTTTGTTCAGTGCAAAGCTAATTTCTGGAAACAATATTGGTCCTACTGGAGATATCCTCAGTATAATGCTGTCCGATTCTTTATGACAATTGTTGTGGGAGTAATGTTTGGTGTGATTTTCTGGAATAAAGCCAAAAAGAC CCATAAACAACAAGATTTGATGAATCTTTTGGGAGGCATGTATGCTGCTATGCTTTTTCTTGGAGCCATGAATGCTTCATCAGTGCAACCAGTTGTTGCCATTGAAAGAACTATCTTCTATCGTGAAAGAGCAGCAGGGATGTACTCTGCATTGCCCTATGCATTTGGCCAG GTGGCAATAGAGGCAATTTATAATGCAATTCAAACAGCAGTTTACTCTCTTATCCTTTACTCAATGATTGGGTTTGATTGGAAGgcaacaagcttcttttggttcTACTACTATATATTAATGTGCTTTATGTACTTCACGTTGTATGGAATGATGATTGTAGCACTAACACCGGGTCACCAGGTTGCTGCAATTTGTATGTCCTTCTTCTTGAGTTTCTGGAACTTGTTCTCTGGCTTTATCATTCCTAGGACG CAAATTCCTGTGTGGTGGAGATGGTATTATTGGGCTTCTCCTGTTTCTTGGACACTATATGGCCTTATTACCTCACAACTGGGTGACAAAAATGCAGAATTGGAGATACCAGGTGCTGGAAGCATGGGATTGAAGGAATTCCTTAAACAAAACTTGGGTTTTGACTATGATTTCCTTCCCGTTGTTGCTGCTGCTCATGTAGGCTGGGTTATCCTCTTCATGTTCGTTTTTGCCTATGGCATCAAATTCTTGAATTTCCAAAGGAGATAG